A segment of the Staphylococcus ratti genome:
ATTTCCACTAAATGAATCAGATGCAAAGAGTTGTACATTAGCAACTGAAAATTCGGAATGCATTGTAGCTTCACTTGCTTTTTCTGGGTCTATACCAAACTGACTCGCTTGTTCTTCGCCTAATGGCAATCGTAAAACATCCGTCGCTCCAAAAACTTCTTCATAATACTGAAGTGCTTCCTTTGTATTTTCAAAAGATAAATAAGGATATAATGATGTCATAATAAACTCCCTTTCCTTTATACTAGCCTACTCACTATATACCTACTTAATTTATAAGTTAAACAATATATAAATACTGTAGGACCTCATTGTTTCATGCACTCCTCAAATGCCTAGAGTAGATAGACACTCATAAGAAAGGTATAATAGGATATGAAAGCACTCAAACATGCTTTTTTACATTGGTACCTCATTTCCAATGTGTCACATAAAGAAAATCTTCCATTTGTGATACCATTTCCACGAAATACGAATTAAATACATCTGTTACATTTTTACACTAAACTTATAAGCTAGGGTTTGATTTTATGCTCATATTATTACTCATTCTTGCATCATCTGTTGGTACAGCCTGTATCTTATTATTTATCACGCTTGCTTTGAATCAACAAGGCGGCTTTAAATTCTTTTGGAATGTAGATCATATTCAAAATATCCAAAGATATATCATCTATTTTTTCTTTACAGGCATAGTCTTACTTATATTATCGATTTATCTTCTACTCTATATTATTTCTACTTTCCCGTAAAAATACCGCTCATCAATGGTTCAATCTTGAGTGTACTTTTTAGAAACGTGTGCGGTTCTTAGAATTAGCTATGCACCGCACATGCTAACATCCTTATTGAAAATTAATTGTAAAATTTTGTGTATGGTGTTAAAAGACAACAATTTTTTTGAGCTTATATTGATTTATTGTTTAGGATTAGATATAATTAATCTTGTGTTAAAAAATGTCCTGGTAGCTCAGCTGGATAGAGCAATGGCCTTCTAAGCCATCGGTCGGGGGTTCGAATCCCTCCCAGGACGCTAATAGATTATATTTCGTTGTTCTACCGTTATATCTCGTAACTTTAAACGTTGATATGACGGTATTTTGTTGTTTTTCGTTAGTTTTCGTTGAATGTCGTGTTTGGTGCTGAACGTCCCCGAAACGTCCCCGAAACCCCAAAAATAAAAGCGACCCTTTTACAGGTCGCTTTATTTGTTTTCTAAAGATTTTTGGTAGTTGTACAATGCGACAACGGTTCTGAATCTAGCGTCATTTATGCTAGCCTTTCCGTTTCTTAAATCTTGTACAGTTTGATAAGGCAAACCAGTAGCCTTAGATATTTGACTACCGTTTTGTGTCTTAAATAACTTTTCTATTGCTTTATTCACATTTTCTAAATCCATATCATTCACCCTTTTTATACAGTTTAAGAATTACTAAAGTTGTCGCTAAAGTTAACGCTATGCTCGTATATGAATTGCCGATGAATAAATTAAGCCAAAGTAACAGTATTAAGATTATAGAAGTTGTTTTCATATTTAATAGATGTTAGACTTTAAATAAGTAAGGTTGCCCCGTTTGAGGCGGAACCTTATTTCTCATCATCGTCTTTCAGTGCTTTGATTACGGCTAGTGTCGAGGCTACTGTGAAGACGATGTTTGCTATTCTTTCTAAAGTCTCTAACATCTTTTTCCCTCCTTTCAACTTTTCAACTGTCTAAATATATTATATCACGCTTAACCGTGTAAATCAACGATTTTCCTTAACTTTTTTTAATTTTTTTCATAAAAAAATAACCATACCCCTAAATTAATAGGTAATATGGCTTGGTCGTTATGTATATACATCACATTACCCTACCCTCATTCGAGGACACAGCAAACCGATTCGTCAATCGCACATGTGAATTCTAAAATAATGTAATGTAGGCACTTAAAATGGCTATGCCATGCCAAGTCGTTTCATAAACAACTATTTCATGTAATATTACAATATATAATAGACAACTGTTGTTACGGATGTCTCCAAATACACTTTACAGATGTGTGCTGCTATTTGTATTTTGTTAAAGTATTAACCATTAATACTACGCCACTATTCGTAATTGTTGTAACTTCTATTTCTCTTTTTACTTTTCTTCTGAATAAATACATATTCTTACTAAAAACTAATTTTATTCTTAAAAATCTAAACCATAAATCAAAAGAATAGCAGAATAAATCAAAAGTAAAACGCTAGATAAAACATCTAACTTTTTATCTTTGTTATTACTAACTATATTTTTGAAAAGTGAGATAAAAGCTATTATTGTCAATAGACTACAAAAAATATAAATAATCATAATGAAACTTCCCTCTTCAACAAACCTCGTCACCCAACAGCTCTATTGAGAATAAGCCTCTTGCTCTATATTATATGATTCACATTATATTTTAAAATAAAAAAACAGGCTACCCATAACGGATAGCCTTTTCTAAATGCACTTACCTAGTTTGGATTGCACCACCGTTAATTACTTCAACAATATCTTTAAAATAAGCATCAAGGTTATTTTTAATTTTATTCATAATCTTAATTGATGAAGTATCTAATCTTGACTTAATAAATGTCCCATATCAGACTTTATTCTATCTGCTAATATTTGTAATTTCGGGAAATAGTTATTAGCAAAACCAATAATTATTTTATTTTTGATAAATGTATTGAGTTGTCGATCTTTTGGAATTGTATTGTCTATCAAATCTAAAAGTTCACTATGTTTTATATCTTCAATTCTCACTGTTTTTAAATATTTTAAAATCGCTATAAACAAATTATCAAAGACTTCATGTTCGAAATCAAAGTCTAATAATAATAAACTAACAGAATTAGTTTCTAGTTGATTATCTCCAAGTTTATTTGCTAGTTCTCTTATAGCTTGATATAGCAATCTAAAACTTTCTTTTTCTTTTAACATAATAACCTCCTTAACATATTAAAATAACCAAGATATAGCTTCATTTAAAAGTTATCCTTGACTGATTCCAGTAAACGCAAGTTCTACGTTAATACCCGTATCTCTATTCTTGTTCGTAAAATCCCAACTGTTTTGTTTTAATTATTAATTATTAACTTAATAGCAGCTCTATCAATATTTGTAGCTTCTACTCGGTTTTGTACATTTAGGAATTCCAAAATGAATGACTTCTTTACCTTTTGTACTTTTAGGAATTTATTACAACGACTTAGGACATTTTTATTATTTGAAAATATTAATGTTCTATAATAAAGGTACTTAAAGTAAAGGGGGGATTACGATGTTTATTATCAACTTCATCAAAAAATTGATTGAATTCATCAAAGGTTTATTTAAGTAATTGTAATTGGTTCGAAATGTGTATGAATGGCTAGCGAGTATATCTCGTTGGCCATTTTTCAAAAATACTGTAGACACACCGTAGCTTGATATATATCTTGCATCATTTTAATACCATCATATAAATAAGCATCATTATCCATACTGTACAAATATTTACTAATATTAGTTACAATGTTTTCAACTACACTTGAGTCATTGTAACTGCGATTTACAAACAATACTCCCCTAAATTCAGTTTTTTTATGTTGTTAAGTAGGTAAGATATTTTTGATGGATATTTTATTAGCATAGTTTAACCTACACAATGCATAGGATCATCTTAGTACATTTCACACCTTACAATCCTCTCCTACTAGGACACTAATATAATTTTTAAAGGTGTTCTCTATAACTAAAGAAATTACCTCTATTTTCCGTATAATTCCAACCATATTTTTGGATTACGCTTTCCATAAGTATAATTTCCTTTATTTTCAAACCCGCAAAATATTTAAAGAATCTTCCATGTTACTATGTTACGAACTTAAAATCAGTTGTTGATAGCTGCATTTCTCCCCTTACTACCATCTATTAATTTTTTACTTTTAAGAGAAAATTACAAAAAGACAAGCACCGTAGTACTTGTCTTTTCAAAAATGTCTTATTTTAACACATTGCGATTTGATTAACTTCACATAGTGCCTAATATAAACTTTTAGTTTCGCTATTCTAGTTGATTCTCAAAATGACCAATGGTTATTACTCATGTTTATTTTTCCTTCTAAATAATAATGCCGTTCCTACTAAAACTAACAATCCTGCATACCATGGTGTGTGATTATTTTCTCCTCCTGTATTAGGCAATTCTTTTTCAGAAGTCGATTTTACAACTTTAGCTTTAGTCACTTGCTTCACTGGTTTCATTTCTGCCTGCTTCATATTTGATTCCGCTGGTGTCAAAGTTATTGGTGCGTAAGGCTTCGGCTCTGGTTCTGGCAATGGCTTCGGCTCTGGCTCTGGCTGTGGCTTCGGTTCTGGCTCTGGCAATGGCTTTGGCTCTGGTTCCGGCTGTGGCTTCGGCTCTGGTTCTGGCAATGGCTTTGGCTCTGGTTCCGGCTGTGGCTTCGGCTCTGGTTCTGGCAATGGCTTCGGCTCTGGTTGTGGAGGAATAGGTCGTAGCTCTCCATTTCCATTAGCGTTATTTTCATAAAATTTAACACCATTTACTTTTGAATACCAATAGCTGTACTGGCTTTGAGCATAAGTTTTGTATAAGAGAGATTCAACATTAGAATCATAATTTCCTACATATTTAATCGCATATCTTTGATTTTTTGAAACATCTAAACTCAAGCTATAACTACCATAATCATTAAAACGAATATTACTTGAATTTAATGATACCTCTGCCCATTTACCTTTTTCTAAATAAACACTTTCTGGCGGATAGCCTTCCCCAATATATTTATAAACTTTAATTTTAGGTTGTCCCGTTGTCGAACCTTGTGTAACATGCCCTGATACATATACTGTGTTATGTCCATTCCAATATCCAAAATGATTAACATATGCGATATGTTTAAATGTCCCCTCTTTTTTATTAAGTTCTGTAATTCGTCCATCTACATATTTACTATTGTCATAGTATACGTAGATGTTACGACTCGTTTTTGTATCTCCTATCGTAGTTGTGATCAATTGATTTCCAGACTGTTGTACTTTACCGTAATTTACAAAATAACTTAAAGACAAATTTGCGGTTATATTTTGCTTGTTTTTTACATAATCAGTGAAAGTATATGTGATTGTCTTACCATCTTCTGAAACTTGACCTGTAGCGATCACGTCTCCGATATTGTTTTCTCTAGATGTAGTTATAGAGGCCGCTTTCCTTTCGACTGAAACACCATGAGTATTAATGTTGTCAGACAATTGTATTTTAAACTGATCTCTGGGATTTATGCTGCTTGGAATTTTCAATGCGTAGTTCATTCTACCACCTTGTCCATGGTGTGGTCTTATTACATTATGTGCTTTAAACCCTTCAATCTTACTATATATAACTGTAACTTGTTTCGATACATCCGTACCCTTGTGTTCTTCAACTTTTTTAATAGGTTGCGTCGCTTTTTGTGCTTCTGTTTCGGCAGATTTCACATTCGCTAGTGCTTGTGGCTTTTGAATATCCTTAGTATCTATTTTCGATATTGCTTGCAATTTTTGCGTATCCATTTTTTCTACTTGATTGTTGTTAGTAGCTAACTTTACAGGTTCTTGTACTCTAGGAGCTTCAATAGGTGTTGGCTTAAAGCTGTTCTCCTCTGGCTCATTGAGTTTTGTTGGTTGCGCTTGATATTGCGTTTCATTTTTACTTTGCGCTTGCATTTCGCTCGCAGTTACTTTAACTTCTTGTTTTGGTGCTTGCGTTAATTGTACATTCCCTTTTAATTGATGTTCGGCAGCAACTTTCGGTGCTTGTTCACTTGCTTCCGCCTCATTTTCTCCCGCTGCACCATAAAGTAAACTCCCAATCACTATTGAAGCTGTACCAACTGTAAATTTTCTTATGCTGTATTTCTCTGTCTTGTTTGTAAACATTTTTAAGCTCCTTAATTATGTAATTTAAAATCTACAGTCTCTAATGTATACAAAAATCTTATATTTTTCTATAATATATTGCTTAACTTTTAATTAACCATCATTAATCATTCATTAAATCTTTATTAAGTGCAATATTTCCCATTATTTTTTAATTTATTGGATATAAAAAGACAATCTATTAAAAATGCCTCGAATGAAACATACAAACCGTTTCATTGATTTTTTACGCTTTTATTTTCGTATTATTAGTCAACTTATATGTTTTAGGAAGAAACATATTTACTTTGGTAATTTTTCTTCCAAAATGACTTATAAATGTCATAATATCGCTAGTGCAATCACTTCTTATTTATGATATGGTTGAATCAATATGCCCAAACAGAATAAAAATACTATTTAAGTTGCAAGGCAAAATAAAAGCAATCTATTCAACACTATATGCCATAATTTACATTGAAAGGAGATCTATTTTGAAATTTGAAGTGCTTACACCAGATGAATATCATCACTTTATTCAACATCAATTCAAGCAATATACACAATCATTAGAACACTATGAGTCCAAAACTAAAAATGCAGCTCGTATTGACTTATTAGGCGTCAAAGATGATCAAGGTCAAGTTATTGCAGCAGGTTTATTTACTTCTGCACCTCTATTAAAATATTTCAATTATGTTTATAGCCATCGTGGCCCTATTTTAGATTATGATAATGAAGCCTTGGTTCAATACTATTTCAACGAACTCAAACATTATTTTAAGAAAAGACGTACGCTTTTCATTTTAACTGACCCTTACATCATTAGAACGCTTCGTGACTATAAAGGCACTATTTTAAAACAAAATGATAATACGAATTGGATGAATCGCCTTAACCAACTCGGTTTTAAACATCAAGGATATACAACAGGATATTCTGAACTTAGCCAAGCTAGATGGCTCTCGATTCTCGATTTAAGCGAAAAAGATGAGCAAGCATTATTAAAACAAATGGATTATAATACTGCACATAGTATTAAAAAAGCAATGAATATGGGGGTAGAAGTTAGAACACTATCTATTGACGAAATTGATACCTTTTATGCACTTTATCAAAAAGCTGAAATTAAGCATGGGTTTTCATTATTTTCAAAGCCCTACTTTAAGTCTTTTTTGAAGAATTATCCAACCATTTCGACAATGAAACTTGCCTATGTTAATTTAAATAAACATATTGCGTTATTAAAAACGAAAGCACATGATGTTAATGAAATCATCCATGGAATGTCCGCTTCGCACACAAAGCCGCTTTCTAAAAAGAAACAAAATAAATTAAATGAACAACTGATTATTTACAATAAACTCGAAAAAGACATCGTAGAAGCCCAACAATTGCGTGTAAAATATGGTGACACGCTTGATTTAGCTGCTGCCATCTTCGCTGAAAATAATAATGAACTCGTCTATTTATTCAGTGGCTCTGATCCAATTTTTAATAAATTCATGGGCAATTACGTACTTCAGTGGCATATGATTCAACATGCTAAAAGTCAAAATTTAGAAAGATACAATTTTTACGGTATTACAGGTAATTTTTCTAAAGAAGCAAAAGACTATGGCGTTTTACAATTTAAAAAAGGGTTTGGTGGCTACGTTGAAGAGTTAGTCGGAGATTTTATATGTGTTACAAATCCTTTGATTTACCGAATTTATCAATTAAAAAATAAATTTTCATTTAAATAACAGAGGGAGCTAGGACAAAATCTAAATGATTTTGTCCTAGCTCCCTTTAGTCGTTCTTTTTAATATTCAAAAGGAATCGTATTGATAATTTCATGGTTACGGTCACGGAAATTTAAAATGCCGTCCCCTTCTTCTAACTTAATTTCAGCATACGTTTCAACTTCATTACTTCGTGAATGGGAAATACTACCAGGATTAATGATATGGACACCGTTAATCAATTCATAACGTGCGACATGTGTATGCCCATAAAACGCAAAGGTTGCACCTTGTTCTTTGGTATGTTGCGCTAATGCTTCACGTCCTTGGTTTACACCGAGATGGTGACCATGTGTATAAAAAAAGCGCACACCATTTAACTCGTATATTTCATTTTCTGGAAACTCAGGGTAAAAATCCATATTACCTTTAACGCGCCGATACATACTTAATTCAATATCATCATATACAAACTCTGAATCTCCTAAATGAAAATAGGCATCTGCATCATCATGTTTTTCATAAATATCGTTTAAAACGCCTGATTCAGAATGATTGTCACTGACGAGTATAAGTTTCATCATTACTCTGCTCCTTCAATAAATACTTGTAATTGGTCTATTGCTTTACGTCGATGTGAAATTTCAGATTTTTCTTCCGCAGTCAATTGTGCCATCGTTTTATTTTTATCTGGTACATAGAAAATAGGATCATATCCAAAACCATTTTCTCCAATTTTTGCTAATGTAATTTCACCATTAACTGTACCTTTAAATGTCTCTGTGTGTCCTTCTGCTGTAGTCATGCTAATGACACAAACAAATTGTGCTGTACGGTCTGTTTTGTCTTCTAAAGCAGCTAATACTTTTTCAATATTAGCGTTATCATCTTTTGCTTCTCCCGCGTAACGTGCTGAGTATACCCCTGGTGCACCGTCTAGCGCCGTTACTTCTAAACCGCTATCATCCGCAATAACGGTTTTATTTAATGCTTTAGCTCCAGCTTCTGATTTTAACCGAGCATTATCTTCAAATGTAGTCCCTGTTTCTTCTACGTCAAAATCTTCAATCAGTTCATTAATACCAATCACATTATAATCTGAAAAGATAACTTTAAAATCATTAATTTTCCCTTTATTCGATGATGCAATGACGATATCTGTCATACATTAATCCTCCTGTCCTAAATAAATACGTTCTACTTCGACTTGATTGTATTTTAACCATTCTTTAATGATAAATTCAACATGTGTGACATTACCATTTGCAAAAAAACGATGTTTAGGACTTGGATTATAATGCGCATGTTCTTGACTAAAAGTAAGCAAAGCGCTCACTTCACGCGCTGTCTCCAGTCCTGATGAAATTACAGTTTTAGTACGCTCGAAATAATCATTAATAGGTTGATATAATAACGGATAATGTGTACATCCTAAAATTACAGTATCTGCTTCAATATGTCTCCAACTTTTCAAAGTCTGGTGAATGACGATACTTGTTATCGTTGGATCTTTATATTTAAGTTCTTCAACTAATGGGACAAAACCTGGACACGCTACACCGTGAACCTCTACATTTGGATTAATACGTTTAATATGTTGACGATACGCTTCCGATTTTATAGTACCTTCTGTCCCTAAAACTAAAACACTTTGATTATCAGTTGTCATTATCGCTGTACGTGCACCGGGCTCAATCACGCCTATTACAGGAATTTTAAGTTGTTGTTGCAAAGCCTTTAAAGCAACGGCGGTCGCTGTATTACATGCAATGACAAGCATTTTTATATCAAATTGTGTTAAATAATTCGCCATTTCAATTGTAAACTGGCGCACCTCTTCTTGAGATCTTGGACCATAAGGACAACGGCTCACATCACCAAGATAATAAATGGTTTCATTTGGCAATTGTCGCATAATCTCTTTAGCAACTGTGAGACCACCTACTCCCGAGTCAATCACACCAATAGGTCTCTCCATAATCTTCATCCTATTCATATATAGTTGTTGTTCATTTTATCATACCCTGTATTGGTTGATAAGTTGGATACTCAGCATATGAAAAAAGGAGCAGGAACATTTCTATGCCCCGCCCCTATTTATCGATATGAAACATTTAACGTTTCACTAATATATTCAGTTTCTATTCTACAGTATGATCAGAACCAAAGAATGATTTGAACATATGGAATGATGTTTCTCTATTAAGCGCTGCAATAGATGTTGTTAATGGAATTCCTTTCGGACAAGCTTGCACACAGTTTTGAGAGTTACCACATGCTTGTAAACCACCTTGGTCCATCAACGCATCTAATCTTTCATCTTTTGTCATCGCGCCTGTAGGATGTAGATTAAATAAACGTACTTGTGAAATGGCTTGCGCACCTACAAAGTCGTTTTTAGATGTTACGTTAGGACATACTTCTAAACATACGCCACATGTCATACATTTTGATAACTCATAGGCTGTTTGACGTTTCTTCTCAGGCATACGTGGTCCTGGACCTAAATCGTATGTGCCGTCGATTGGAATCCACGCTTTCATACGTTTCAAGTTATCAAACATACGTGAACGGTCTACTTGAAGGTCACGAATCACTGGGAAAGTATTCATTGGTTCTAAACGAATCGGTTGTTCTAACTGGTCTACAATCGCAGAACAAGATTGTCTTGCTCGACCGTTAATAACCATTGAACAAGCACCACATACTTCTTCTAAACAACTCATGTCCCATGTTACTGGTGTTGTTTTTTCACCTTTATCGTTAACTGGGTTACGACGAATTTCCATCAAACATGCGATAACATTTAAGTTTTCACGATAAGGAATTTCAAATGCTTCTTCGTATGGTTTTGAATGTGCATCTTTTTGACGCTTAATAATTAATTTTATAGTTTTATTGCTGTTACGAGCTACTTGTTGATGTTGGTTCACGTTTTCCTGAGATGTTTGCGTTTCGTTTTGGCTACGCTCTTTCGTTTCTACCATTATTTTTTACCCCCTTTTGACTTACTTGTATAGTCACGTTTACGAGGTTCAATTAAGCTAACATCCACTGGTTTATATGTGAATGTTGGTTTTTCAGTTGGTCCATTATACGTTGCAATCGTATGTTTTAACCACTCTTCATCATTACGCTCTGGGAATTCAGGTTTGTAATGTGCACCACGTGATTCATTACGGTTATATGCACCGATTGTCATCACACGCGCTAATACAAGCATGTTCCACAATTGACGTGTAAAGAAGACAGCTTGGTTACTCCAACTTGACGTATCTTCCATATCAATATTTTCAAAGCGCTTCATTAATTCAACAATCTTCTTGTCTGTTTCAAGCAAACGATCATTATGACGCACAACAGTTACGTTTGCTGTCATAATTTCACCAAGTTCGCGATGCAACTTGTAGGCATTTTCAGTCCCTTTCATATTCAGAAGTTTGTCGAAACGCGCTTGTTCTTCATCAATACGTTTTTGATAAATGCTTTCGTCTAAATCAACGTATGATTTCTCTACATTTTCTACATATTTTACAGCATTCGGACCTGCTACCGTACCGCCATAAATCGCAGATAATAATGAGTTTG
Coding sequences within it:
- a CDS encoding Ig-like domain-containing protein → MFTNKTEKYSIRKFTVGTASIVIGSLLYGAAGENEAEASEQAPKVAAEHQLKGNVQLTQAPKQEVKVTASEMQAQSKNETQYQAQPTKLNEPEENSFKPTPIEAPRVQEPVKLATNNNQVEKMDTQKLQAISKIDTKDIQKPQALANVKSAETEAQKATQPIKKVEEHKGTDVSKQVTVIYSKIEGFKAHNVIRPHHGQGGRMNYALKIPSSINPRDQFKIQLSDNINTHGVSVERKAASITTSRENNIGDVIATGQVSEDGKTITYTFTDYVKNKQNITANLSLSYFVNYGKVQQSGNQLITTTIGDTKTSRNIYVYYDNSKYVDGRITELNKKEGTFKHIAYVNHFGYWNGHNTVYVSGHVTQGSTTGQPKIKVYKYIGEGYPPESVYLEKGKWAEVSLNSSNIRFNDYGSYSLSLDVSKNQRYAIKYVGNYDSNVESLLYKTYAQSQYSYWYSKVNGVKFYENNANGNGELRPIPPQPEPKPLPEPEPKPQPEPEPKPLPEPEPKPQPEPEPKPLPEPEPKPQPEPEPKPLPEPEPKPYAPITLTPAESNMKQAEMKPVKQVTKAKVVKSTSEKELPNTGGENNHTPWYAGLLVLVGTALLFRRKNKHE
- a CDS encoding YfcE family phosphodiesterase codes for the protein MMKLILVSDNHSESGVLNDIYEKHDDADAYFHLGDSEFVYDDIELSMYRRVKGNMDFYPEFPENEIYELNGVRFFYTHGHHLGVNQGREALAQHTKEQGATFAFYGHTHVARYELINGVHIINPGSISHSRSNEVETYAEIKLEEGDGILNFRDRNHEIINTIPFEY
- a CDS encoding epsilon family phenol-soluble modulin, coding for MFIINFIKKLIEFIKGLFK
- a CDS encoding XTP/dITP diphosphatase codes for the protein MTDIVIASSNKGKINDFKVIFSDYNVIGINELIEDFDVEETGTTFEDNARLKSEAGAKALNKTVIADDSGLEVTALDGAPGVYSARYAGEAKDDNANIEKVLAALEDKTDRTAQFVCVISMTTAEGHTETFKGTVNGEITLAKIGENGFGYDPIFYVPDKNKTMAQLTAEEKSEISHRRKAIDQLQVFIEGAE
- the racE gene encoding glutamate racemase: MERPIGVIDSGVGGLTVAKEIMRQLPNETIYYLGDVSRCPYGPRSQEEVRQFTIEMANYLTQFDIKMLVIACNTATAVALKALQQQLKIPVIGVIEPGARTAIMTTDNQSVLVLGTEGTIKSEAYRQHIKRINPNVEVHGVACPGFVPLVEELKYKDPTITSIVIHQTLKSWRHIEADTVILGCTHYPLLYQPINDYFERTKTVISSGLETAREVSALLTFSQEHAHYNPSPKHRFFANGNVTHVEFIIKEWLKYNQVEVERIYLGQED
- the sdhB gene encoding succinate dehydrogenase iron-sulfur subunit, producing the protein MVETKERSQNETQTSQENVNQHQQVARNSNKTIKLIIKRQKDAHSKPYEEAFEIPYRENLNVIACLMEIRRNPVNDKGEKTTPVTWDMSCLEEVCGACSMVINGRARQSCSAIVDQLEQPIRLEPMNTFPVIRDLQVDRSRMFDNLKRMKAWIPIDGTYDLGPGPRMPEKKRQTAYELSKCMTCGVCLEVCPNVTSKNDFVGAQAISQVRLFNLHPTGAMTKDERLDALMDQGGLQACGNSQNCVQACPKGIPLTTSIAALNRETSFHMFKSFFGSDHTVE
- a CDS encoding aminoacyltransferase, producing the protein MKFEVLTPDEYHHFIQHQFKQYTQSLEHYESKTKNAARIDLLGVKDDQGQVIAAGLFTSAPLLKYFNYVYSHRGPILDYDNEALVQYYFNELKHYFKKRRTLFILTDPYIIRTLRDYKGTILKQNDNTNWMNRLNQLGFKHQGYTTGYSELSQARWLSILDLSEKDEQALLKQMDYNTAHSIKKAMNMGVEVRTLSIDEIDTFYALYQKAEIKHGFSLFSKPYFKSFLKNYPTISTMKLAYVNLNKHIALLKTKAHDVNEIIHGMSASHTKPLSKKKQNKLNEQLIIYNKLEKDIVEAQQLRVKYGDTLDLAAAIFAENNNELVYLFSGSDPIFNKFMGNYVLQWHMIQHAKSQNLERYNFYGITGNFSKEAKDYGVLQFKKGFGGYVEELVGDFICVTNPLIYRIYQLKNKFSFK